Part of the Henckelia pumila isolate YLH828 chromosome 2, ASM3356847v2, whole genome shotgun sequence genome is shown below.
attaccctttataaataatattattcatattttattaattattaaaaggataaaataataatttactatttttatataaaatataatcaatcaaatcaaacaaactataatctatcaatcaaataaaatcttatattaattatcattatttatttattttttattacaatatattacttattattatattatttatcttatcacCTACCTCAAACGAACACTATagttattattatcatcatatGTATATGTAatataaaaagtaaaaatagcAAACATCCAAACTCAAGGCTTTGTCTATGCTAGCACATGGCACTCCATATGTGCTAGATCCAaagattcatatttttttttatttaagatgatataatttaaaataatatcataacCAATGTTAAAGCCCCACGTCAACTTCTGGATGAAGCAGAATGGTCAACAGAGTTGGCCGCACGAACAAATTGACCGACGAACCATTGGAACTTTCAAAATCTTCTCTCATTTCCTCCCTCCTTTAAATttgatttccaaaatttgttttttttgaaGAACCCTAGATTTCCCAGAAAACCCAGTTCAGAAAAATGTTGGATTTCTGCTTCACGATCCCGTATGGGTTGCTTTTAGTGGTGGGGGGCGCAATTGGATACGCGAAGAAAGGCAGCATGGCGTCGCTGGCTGGTGGCGGTGGCACCGGATTTCTTCTCGTCGTCGCCGGAATTCTCAGCCTCCAAGCCTACAACAAGCGCAAAAATTCCTACTTTGCCTTGATTCTGGAGACTGGTATGCTTCTTTTTATTCGAtacttgttattattatttttttttctaaatttgaGATCAAAATAAAATTGGTGTGTGATTTGAATTTAAGTGAAATATTGAAGCGATAATAAATCATTTTGGATCAGTGGGGAAATAGAAGGGATTTTTTGAGATTTGGAATTAAAAATATCGTTTTAGTGTGGTAACTTATATAGGATTTCAAAATTGGATTGTTATTTGATTGGATTTAATAGGATTTCATAAGTTAAATCATGACAAAATTGGTTGATTTTGACCGGATTTGTAggggatttgagtttataataaattcatatacttgacttataaattttaagttttttttaattttttttacaaaatatcatttatcaaaaatttatactttcaaattccaaaatatattttaactttttgccGAACACaaaatgaaatttcaattcCATGGATTTTTCCAAtttccaattttattttttataagtaCAAAACACACTGTAAGTGA
Proteins encoded:
- the LOC140881537 gene encoding protein FATTY ACID EXPORT 5-like produces the protein MLDFCFTIPYGLLLVVGGAIGYAKKGSMASLAGGGGTGFLLVVAGILSLQAYNKRKNSYFALILETAIAALLTLVMTQRYLQTSKIMPAGMVAGISFFMTGFYLYKIANGGNHIPPKSD